One genomic segment of Aquipluma nitroreducens includes these proteins:
- a CDS encoding methyltransferase family protein, with protein MNWIDYLLAILISLPILATFVLGAFLARNGKSAMGKPTIQPFFFYTGKFLLFAVWALFAFIAVFPEYRSAVPFLIQDFTPEVQKLMACVLLIPANLIIVPAYLSMGLVTHIGLPTGKHELRTGGIYRISRNPMYASFIFLNTATFLFLPSLLLLAIMLYGMVVHHFIILGEEKFLDSEFGDEYLKYKVKVPRYM; from the coding sequence ATGAATTGGATTGATTACTTATTAGCTATTTTGATTAGTTTACCCATTCTGGCGACGTTTGTGTTGGGAGCTTTTCTGGCACGAAACGGTAAAAGTGCAATGGGGAAACCTACTATTCAGCCGTTCTTCTTTTATACCGGAAAATTTTTGCTGTTTGCCGTTTGGGCTTTGTTTGCATTCATTGCAGTTTTTCCTGAATATCGTTCGGCAGTTCCTTTTCTGATTCAGGATTTTACTCCTGAAGTACAAAAGCTGATGGCTTGTGTTCTTCTTATTCCTGCTAATCTGATCATCGTTCCGGCTTACCTGTCAATGGGACTTGTTACCCATATCGGACTTCCGACCGGAAAACACGAATTGCGTACCGGAGGTATTTATAGGATTAGCCGAAACCCAATGTATGCCAGCTTTATTTTCCTGAATACGGCGACATTCCTTTTTCTGCCCAGCCTTTTATTGCTTGCGATTATGCTTTACGGAATGGTCGTTCATCATTTTATTATTCTGGGAGAAGAAAAATTTCTGGATAGTGAATTTGGCGACGAATACCTGAAATACAAGGTAAAAGTTCCGAGGTATATGTAG
- the rbsK gene encoding ribokinase — protein sequence MKANKILVVGSSNTDMVIKTLHFPSPGETILGGRFLMNAGGKGANQAVAAVRLGGLVTFVGKIGNDIFGKQAVQQLEAEGININFVSVDLVNPSGVALITVDSKGENSIVVASGSNGTLSPDDFDKANDELDESEFVLMQLEIPIPTVEYIARIAVQKQKKVILNPAPAAALADELLQNLYLITPNETEAEILTGVKVTDETSAMKAATILHEKGVEIVIITMGAAGAFLLINGKSEIIKAPKVDAVDTTAAGDTFNGALVVALSEGRTIQESIAFANKAAAISVTRIGAQSSVPFRKEIIN from the coding sequence ATGAAAGCCAATAAAATTCTCGTTGTAGGTAGTTCGAATACCGATATGGTAATCAAAACTCTTCATTTCCCTTCTCCGGGAGAAACCATTTTAGGCGGACGATTTTTAATGAATGCAGGTGGCAAAGGTGCCAATCAGGCTGTTGCTGCTGTGCGTCTTGGTGGATTAGTCACATTTGTTGGCAAGATAGGCAATGATATTTTTGGTAAACAAGCCGTTCAGCAGTTGGAAGCTGAAGGAATCAACATCAATTTTGTTTCAGTTGATCTGGTGAATCCAAGCGGAGTAGCCTTGATAACTGTTGATAGTAAAGGAGAAAACTCAATTGTAGTCGCTTCCGGCTCAAACGGAACCTTAAGCCCGGATGACTTTGATAAGGCTAATGACGAACTTGATGAATCTGAATTTGTTTTGATGCAACTCGAAATACCTATTCCAACAGTAGAATACATCGCCCGAATCGCGGTTCAGAAACAGAAGAAAGTGATCCTGAATCCGGCTCCAGCGGCTGCGCTAGCGGATGAGTTGCTTCAGAATCTTTACCTGATTACTCCTAATGAAACGGAAGCAGAAATCTTGACAGGAGTTAAAGTGACCGATGAAACGTCGGCAATGAAAGCCGCCACCATTCTACACGAAAAAGGAGTTGAAATTGTAATTATTACGATGGGTGCGGCGGGAGCATTTCTCCTGATAAACGGAAAATCTGAAATAATAAAGGCTCCAAAGGTAGACGCTGTTGATACTACTGCTGCTGGTGATACCTTCAATGGAGCGCTGGTTGTTGCCTTATCTGAAGGGAGAACAATACAGGAATCCATAGCCTTCGCCAATAAAGCTGCTGCAATTTCAGTGACTCGTATTGGCGCGCAGTCGTCGGTGCCATTTCGGAAAGAAATAATAAACTAA
- a CDS encoding ADP-ribosylglycohydrolase family protein, whose product MKKYFTFLFVSIFIIVVASCSNQKSADTRTISTETLKDKIAGGWAGKMIGVTYGAPTEFKAQGKTFDDSIKWKPSDVKGSIWQDDIYVQLTFFMTMDQYGIDAPAKKFQELFAKAGYQLWHANVQARKNYYDSIFPPQSGHPDYNLHADDIDFQIEADYIGFMCPGMPATANQIADKIGHIMNYGDGVYGGVFVAALYSEAYFDNDISKIIDKALLSIPAESDYARIVNDVILLHQHYPADWRAAWAELEAKWGKVQICGAGTSFNIDAKLNGAFIVMGLLYGDGDPAKTMEISTRCGQDSDCNPSNAMAVLGVIKGLSGLPVEYQNAVKAIGDSTFINTSYSFNKAVDKTLDYAQKLAVQNGGESASGELKIKVQQPQAFALEVAFPKLVFDRKISAFATEGVQIKGHWSNVGPKDPTKLEARSQATFSGNAGDEISFTLEGTGVSISGNWFKDGGKADVFVDGQFKRSIDCYFNYSNQQHENMDLYHITNLAQGKHTIKVVVKGEKRPESAGTNVYITEALVFKTADKINENYKFSFQK is encoded by the coding sequence ATGAAGAAGTATTTCACATTTCTGTTTGTTTCAATTTTTATTATTGTAGTTGCATCATGCTCCAATCAAAAATCTGCTGATACGCGAACAATTTCTACTGAAACACTGAAAGATAAAATTGCTGGTGGCTGGGCCGGGAAGATGATAGGTGTAACTTATGGCGCTCCAACTGAATTTAAAGCTCAGGGAAAAACTTTTGACGATTCGATCAAATGGAAACCTTCGGATGTGAAGGGTTCTATCTGGCAAGACGATATTTACGTGCAGCTTACTTTTTTTATGACAATGGATCAATATGGCATTGACGCTCCGGCGAAAAAGTTTCAGGAGTTATTTGCGAAAGCAGGATACCAACTATGGCATGCCAATGTTCAGGCCCGAAAGAATTACTACGACAGTATTTTCCCTCCGCAGTCGGGGCATCCCGATTATAACCTTCATGCCGATGATATTGATTTCCAGATTGAAGCCGACTACATTGGTTTTATGTGTCCAGGCATGCCTGCAACTGCCAATCAGATTGCGGATAAAATTGGCCATATCATGAATTACGGCGATGGTGTTTATGGAGGCGTTTTCGTTGCTGCTCTTTATTCTGAAGCTTATTTCGATAACGATATCAGCAAAATCATCGATAAAGCATTGCTCTCGATTCCGGCAGAAAGTGATTATGCCAGGATTGTAAACGATGTTATTCTTTTGCATCAACACTATCCAGCTGACTGGCGCGCAGCCTGGGCTGAACTGGAAGCCAAATGGGGAAAAGTTCAGATTTGTGGCGCCGGAACTTCATTTAATATCGATGCCAAGCTGAATGGAGCCTTTATTGTTATGGGATTGCTTTATGGCGATGGCGATCCGGCAAAAACCATGGAAATCTCAACCCGTTGCGGACAAGATTCGGATTGCAACCCATCTAACGCTATGGCAGTTTTAGGTGTAATCAAGGGTTTGAGCGGATTACCTGTTGAGTATCAGAATGCGGTGAAGGCAATTGGCGATTCAACATTTATTAATACCAGTTATTCTTTCAACAAGGCTGTGGATAAAACTTTGGACTATGCACAAAAACTGGCAGTTCAAAATGGCGGAGAATCGGCATCCGGAGAATTAAAGATTAAAGTTCAACAACCACAGGCATTTGCACTGGAAGTGGCTTTTCCAAAACTTGTGTTTGATCGGAAAATAAGCGCATTTGCCACTGAAGGAGTTCAAATTAAAGGACATTGGAGCAATGTTGGTCCTAAAGATCCGACTAAGCTTGAAGCAAGATCTCAGGCCACATTCAGCGGAAATGCCGGCGATGAGATTAGTTTTACGCTTGAAGGAACCGGTGTTTCGATTTCAGGAAACTGGTTTAAAGATGGTGGAAAAGCTGATGTTTTTGTGGATGGTCAGTTTAAACGCAGCATCGACTGCTATTTTAATTATTCGAATCAACAACACGAGAATATGGATCTGTATCATATAACCAATCTGGCGCAGGGAAAACATACGATTAAAGTTGTTGTAAAAGGCGAGAAACGACCTGAATCAGCCGGCACAAATGTTTACATTACTGAAGCATTGGTGTTTAAAACTGCTGACAAAATCAACGAAAATTATAAGTTCTCATTTCAGAAGTAA
- a CDS encoding nucleoside hydrolase yields the protein MKQLTRFAFVFAFLMFFSGIIGSAQPVKIIFDSDMGPDFDDIGAITILHALAAKGECEILATMASDGYSYIAPTLEVFNRYFQKPEIPIGVPGSDAPNFSCPNHWNDSLVVNYLPKMKTNKDYPTATEVYRKVLSAQPDGSVVIVTVGFLSNLEALLKSVPDKNSSLSGKELVAKKVKKWVAMAGTFPEGSEFNVNRHATASEYVISNWPTPVLFSGFEIGVKIMTGGKVATLGSKGSPVQWAYNYCLSNYEDRKSENRNSWDHTAVLCAVRNPENYFYVVGNGTFVCNPDGSNSWNADKNSNHSFLVHKYPYQKIADILDDLMLYEPQ from the coding sequence ATGAAACAATTAACCCGATTCGCTTTTGTTTTTGCATTCCTGATGTTTTTTTCTGGCATTATTGGATCCGCACAGCCAGTCAAGATTATTTTCGATTCGGATATGGGACCCGATTTTGACGATATTGGTGCCATTACTATTCTTCATGCTTTGGCCGCCAAAGGCGAATGCGAGATTTTGGCAACGATGGCCAGTGACGGATATTCATATATTGCGCCAACACTCGAAGTTTTTAACCGCTATTTTCAGAAGCCCGAAATCCCAATTGGCGTTCCCGGGTCGGATGCACCAAACTTTTCATGTCCCAATCATTGGAACGATTCTTTGGTTGTGAACTATTTGCCGAAGATGAAAACCAACAAGGATTACCCTACTGCAACTGAAGTCTACCGAAAAGTATTGTCAGCACAACCCGATGGAAGTGTGGTCATTGTAACGGTTGGATTTTTATCCAATCTTGAAGCCTTGTTGAAATCAGTTCCCGATAAGAATAGTTCGCTTTCAGGGAAAGAACTGGTGGCTAAAAAGGTGAAAAAATGGGTGGCGATGGCCGGTACATTTCCGGAAGGAAGTGAATTTAATGTGAACCGGCATGCCACGGCTTCTGAATATGTGATTAGTAACTGGCCAACTCCGGTTCTTTTCAGCGGATTCGAAATTGGGGTGAAAATTATGACAGGAGGCAAAGTGGCAACGCTGGGCTCTAAAGGAAGTCCGGTTCAGTGGGCTTACAACTATTGTTTATCGAATTACGAAGACCGGAAATCGGAGAACCGCAATTCGTGGGATCATACTGCTGTTTTGTGCGCTGTACGTAATCCGGAAAACTATTTTTATGTGGTTGGAAACGGAACTTTTGTGTGCAATCCCGACGGATCAAACTCATGGAATGCGGATAAAAATTCGAATCATTCCTTCCTTGTTCACAAATATCCGTATCAAAAGATCGCAGATATTCTGGACGATTTAATGCTTTACGAACCTCAATAA
- a CDS encoding GRP family sugar transporter, with the protein MYIVSSYSLAVILCVITMLCWGSWANTQKLAQKSWRFELFYWDYVIGILLMSLIFSFTMGSSGELGRGFLDDIRQAEMSNVGNALLGGIIFNAANILVAAAISIAGMSVAFPVGIGIALVLGVIVNYMASPQGNAMWLFTGVALITIAIVIDAVAYRKKASQSHKIPTKGIVLSVIGGVLMALFYRFVASSMVTNQEQPEAGFLTPYTAVFVFSVGILISNFVFNTILMKRPFEGQSVTYSQYFGGSGKEHFTGILGGMIWSIGMTFSIIAAGKAGFAISYGLGQGATLVAALWGVFIWKEFHGVKGTTCLLVTMFSMFLIGIGMIIYAGI; encoded by the coding sequence ATGTATATAGTCAGTTCATATTCACTAGCAGTTATCCTTTGTGTGATTACCATGTTGTGTTGGGGATCGTGGGCAAATACCCAGAAGTTGGCGCAAAAGTCATGGCGTTTCGAGTTGTTCTATTGGGATTATGTCATTGGGATACTCTTGATGTCGCTAATTTTCTCATTTACGATGGGAAGTTCCGGCGAATTGGGCAGAGGTTTCCTCGATGATATCCGACAGGCAGAAATGAGTAATGTTGGAAATGCTCTTCTGGGAGGGATTATTTTTAATGCAGCCAATATTCTGGTTGCGGCAGCTATTTCTATCGCAGGGATGTCGGTCGCTTTTCCGGTTGGCATTGGCATTGCGCTGGTACTGGGAGTTATAGTTAATTACATGGCCAGTCCGCAGGGAAATGCCATGTGGCTGTTCACCGGTGTTGCATTGATTACAATTGCTATTGTGATTGATGCCGTGGCTTATCGCAAAAAAGCTTCACAATCGCATAAAATTCCGACAAAAGGAATTGTTTTATCGGTAATTGGCGGCGTTCTGATGGCTCTGTTTTACCGCTTTGTCGCAAGCTCAATGGTCACCAATCAGGAACAGCCTGAAGCTGGTTTCTTAACACCCTATACCGCAGTATTTGTGTTTTCAGTAGGAATATTAATCAGTAACTTCGTTTTCAATACGATTCTGATGAAACGACCTTTTGAAGGACAATCTGTTACCTATTCCCAATATTTTGGCGGAAGTGGCAAAGAGCATTTTACCGGTATTTTGGGTGGAATGATTTGGAGTATAGGAATGACTTTCAGTATTATTGCCGCCGGGAAAGCGGGATTTGCAATTTCATATGGATTGGGTCAGGGTGCTACACTGGTAGCTGCCTTATGGGGAGTGTTTATCTGGAAAGAGTTTCATGGAGTAAAAGGCACGACTTGTCTTCTGGTAACCATGTTTTCAATGTTTTTAATTGGTATAGGCATGATTATTTATGCTGGAATTTGA
- a CDS encoding response regulator has protein sequence MEILKDLKILVVDDNEVNQRLAILIFRKMGFKCDVSSDGKEAFEMYQKKAYDLIFMDLQMPVMGGLESTKLIRAFETDSETLKRATIIALTGSELQENRESCIEVGMDDFIEKPMRVETLNKFIHPLVK, from the coding sequence ATGGAAATTTTGAAAGATTTGAAAATTTTGGTTGTTGATGATAATGAGGTTAATCAACGATTAGCAATATTAATTTTCCGCAAAATGGGATTTAAATGCGATGTTTCTTCTGACGGAAAGGAAGCATTTGAAATGTACCAGAAAAAAGCATACGATCTGATTTTTATGGATTTGCAAATGCCGGTTATGGGTGGTTTGGAATCAACTAAACTGATTCGTGCATTTGAAACTGATTCGGAAACCTTAAAACGGGCAACAATTATAGCTCTTACCGGAAGTGAACTTCAGGAAAATAGAGAATCATGTATAGAGGTTGGAATGGATGATTTCATTGAAAAACCAATGCGTGTCGAAACGTTGAATAAATTTATTCATCCGTTAGTCAAATAA
- a CDS encoding outer membrane protein assembly factor BamB family protein: MRPLFVFLILFISLSIHANSQDATQWRGTNSSGIYTVEKLLPQWTVEGPHILWSYASLGQGYSSPAFAYNKIYINGMVDGQAVLFVLDQNGKELQQFKYGKEFDESYSGVRSTPTIVGNLAYLLTGHGKLTCLDLKTGKPVWVKDFIAQFEGVNITWGYTESILVDGDKLYCTPGGKKNNVMALNRLTGEPIWSCPGLGELSAYCSPLLIKLPTRQLLITHTASHVLGIDATTGKLLWSFEHPNQWAVHPNTPIYSDGGLFVFSGYGQGGEKLKLSADGSSVTKEWEIKSFDSRIGGAVLIDGYLYGSGDKDRSWQCIDWKTGAQKYTSTEVTKGVAIAANKMLIGYSEKGELFLADANPSAFKVISKTKVALGTEQHWAHPVINNGVLYVRHGNTLIAYQISE, encoded by the coding sequence ATGCGACCATTATTTGTCTTTCTGATTTTATTCATTTCCCTGTCAATTCATGCAAATTCGCAGGATGCCACCCAATGGCGTGGAACTAATTCTTCAGGTATTTACACCGTTGAAAAACTTTTGCCACAATGGACTGTGGAAGGACCCCATATCCTCTGGTCGTACGCCAGTCTGGGGCAGGGATATTCTTCACCTGCTTTTGCCTACAATAAAATATACATAAATGGAATGGTAGATGGGCAGGCAGTGTTGTTTGTGCTTGATCAAAATGGAAAAGAACTTCAGCAATTTAAATACGGGAAAGAGTTTGACGAAAGCTATTCAGGAGTTCGTTCAACTCCCACAATTGTTGGCAATCTAGCCTATTTGCTCACAGGTCATGGAAAACTAACCTGCCTCGATCTGAAAACTGGAAAGCCTGTTTGGGTAAAAGATTTTATTGCTCAATTTGAAGGAGTAAATATTACCTGGGGATACACCGAATCGATATTGGTAGATGGTGATAAACTATATTGTACCCCTGGTGGAAAAAAGAACAACGTGATGGCTCTCAATCGCCTGACTGGTGAACCAATCTGGAGCTGTCCCGGGCTAGGCGAATTATCAGCTTATTGCTCACCTTTACTTATTAAATTACCCACTCGTCAGTTATTGATTACCCACACAGCTAGCCATGTTTTGGGAATTGATGCCACAACCGGAAAATTACTTTGGAGCTTCGAACATCCCAATCAGTGGGCCGTTCACCCCAATACTCCGATTTATTCCGATGGTGGATTGTTTGTTTTTAGTGGATATGGACAAGGTGGCGAAAAACTTAAACTGAGCGCCGACGGAAGTTCAGTCACAAAGGAATGGGAAATTAAGAGTTTTGATAGCCGCATTGGTGGAGCGGTTTTAATTGATGGTTATCTGTATGGATCTGGCGATAAGGATCGCAGTTGGCAGTGTATCGATTGGAAAACCGGGGCGCAAAAATATACTTCAACAGAAGTTACCAAAGGTGTTGCCATAGCTGCAAACAAAATGTTGATTGGTTATTCTGAAAAAGGCGAATTGTTTTTGGCCGATGCCAATCCTTCAGCTTTCAAGGTAATCAGCAAAACAAAAGTGGCGTTGGGAACCGAGCAGCATTGGGCTCATCCGGTAATTAATAATGGAGTTTTGTACGTGCGTCATGGAAACACACTGATTGCTTATCAGATTTCAGAATAA
- a CDS encoding outer membrane protein assembly factor BamB family protein: MKRINLAIAFLLFVVISFAQPTQWRGPERSGKFSDTGLLKKWPDAGPELVLKVEGIGKGYSSVIATDKYIFATGMIDTLDYLSCITPEGQIKWKVAYGRSWTKSFPETRGSATIEGDRVYVISGTGQLVCLNVEDGVIRWKVNVDKDYESEWHIWGVSESPLIVDDKVICTPGGAKTSVVAFDKMTGKPVWQSASVGGPRCYVSPIIYEYKQFRYILAATGTNLIALEPATGKVVWTFKYWDGAKWDQPGLIWANTPVVKGADIFLSMGYDYRNVMLTMSEDGKSVTEKWSNLVLDNHHHGLIELDGFIYGSNWESNSKGKWVCMDWNSGATKYETEWLTKGELIYDDGMFYILEEKTGTVALVKPNPQSFEVISSFKLQGGNGPFWSHPFIANGKLYLRHGDVLFVYNIKA; the protein is encoded by the coding sequence ATGAAACGAATAAACCTTGCGATTGCATTTCTTTTGTTTGTAGTAATTTCTTTTGCTCAACCAACCCAATGGCGCGGACCAGAGCGAAGTGGTAAATTTTCGGATACCGGGTTACTGAAAAAATGGCCTGATGCTGGTCCTGAATTAGTACTAAAAGTGGAAGGAATTGGTAAAGGCTACTCCTCTGTTATTGCTACCGATAAATATATTTTCGCAACCGGAATGATCGATACGCTCGATTATTTATCGTGCATCACTCCTGAAGGCCAAATCAAATGGAAAGTGGCTTATGGCCGTTCATGGACCAAATCATTTCCGGAAACTCGCGGATCTGCTACCATTGAAGGCGACCGCGTATATGTGATTAGTGGAACCGGCCAGTTGGTTTGCCTGAATGTTGAAGATGGGGTCATTCGCTGGAAAGTAAATGTGGACAAGGATTACGAATCAGAATGGCACATTTGGGGCGTTTCTGAATCACCGCTTATTGTTGATGATAAGGTGATTTGTACGCCCGGCGGAGCAAAAACTTCGGTCGTTGCATTCGATAAAATGACTGGAAAACCTGTATGGCAAAGTGCGTCGGTTGGTGGCCCTCGCTGTTATGTGTCGCCAATCATTTATGAATACAAACAATTCCGGTATATTCTGGCTGCTACCGGAACGAATCTGATCGCGTTAGAACCGGCAACAGGCAAAGTTGTCTGGACTTTCAAATACTGGGATGGCGCCAAATGGGATCAACCTGGTCTGATTTGGGCGAATACTCCGGTTGTTAAAGGAGCTGATATTTTTCTTTCGATGGGTTACGATTACCGCAATGTAATGTTAACGATGAGTGAAGATGGAAAATCAGTCACCGAAAAATGGAGCAATTTAGTTCTGGATAATCATCACCACGGCCTCATCGAACTGGATGGATTCATTTATGGTTCGAATTGGGAAAGCAACAGCAAAGGCAAATGGGTTTGCATGGATTGGAATTCAGGAGCAACAAAATACGAAACAGAATGGTTGACCAAAGGTGAGCTGATTTATGACGATGGTATGTTTTACATTCTGGAAGAAAAAACGGGAACCGTTGCTTTGGTGAAACCAAATCCTCAGAGTTTTGAAGTAATCAGTTCATTCAAATTGCAGGGAGGAAACGGTCCTTTCTGGTCGCATCCGTTCATTGCAAACGGGAAGTTGTATCTGCGGCATGGCGATGTTTTGTTTGTGTATAACATTAAAGCATAA
- a CDS encoding outer membrane protein assembly factor BamB family protein, protein MLTIIFSGDLFSQDVVEWRGLNRSGIYPDQNLLKSWPESGPKLLLELDKIGNGYSSPVVYKNTIFVTGRKDTLDVISAYETNGQKKWETPYGRAWARTFPETRCTPTIENNRIYMVSGMGQVVSVDALSGKLLWTVDAQTIFKGEPHRWGISESVAISDKAVFYVTGGEETSVIALNKVDGKLLWKTKSLGGVRAYASSVIIEKAGLKLLLAQTANDLMAINIENGEIVWSFNLVKYHPGETGKGANTNTPLYFDNQIFLTSGYDHPAIMLTLADDGRSVSVKWTNPDFDNHIGGVVKVGNYIFGSNWITNTTGNWICADWNTGKTLYETKWFNKGPIISADGFLYCYEEKSGNLALVRPNPEKFDVISSFKITKGEGPHWAHPAIFDGKLFVRHGESLMVYDLKNKD, encoded by the coding sequence TTGCTGACAATAATTTTCTCGGGCGATCTTTTTTCTCAGGATGTAGTCGAATGGAGAGGACTCAACCGTTCTGGAATTTATCCTGATCAAAATCTGCTGAAAAGCTGGCCTGAAAGCGGACCAAAACTTTTGCTGGAACTGGATAAAATTGGGAATGGTTATTCGTCGCCAGTGGTTTATAAAAATACAATTTTTGTCACCGGACGTAAAGATACGCTTGATGTGATTTCGGCTTATGAAACGAATGGACAGAAGAAATGGGAAACACCTTACGGTCGGGCTTGGGCACGCACTTTTCCTGAAACCCGATGCACGCCCACCATTGAAAATAATCGCATTTATATGGTAAGTGGTATGGGTCAAGTGGTTAGTGTTGATGCTCTTTCCGGAAAATTGCTTTGGACGGTTGATGCGCAAACTATTTTTAAAGGCGAGCCGCACCGCTGGGGGATTTCCGAATCGGTTGCGATTTCGGATAAGGCCGTTTTCTATGTGACTGGTGGCGAAGAAACTTCAGTAATAGCACTAAATAAGGTTGATGGGAAGCTGCTTTGGAAAACCAAAAGCTTAGGCGGAGTTCGTGCCTATGCTTCCTCTGTAATCATCGAAAAAGCCGGATTGAAACTTTTGTTGGCGCAAACGGCCAATGATTTGATGGCTATAAACATCGAAAATGGAGAAATAGTCTGGTCTTTCAACCTAGTAAAGTATCATCCCGGAGAAACTGGTAAAGGCGCTAATACCAACACTCCGCTTTATTTTGATAACCAAATTTTTTTGACGAGTGGTTATGATCATCCGGCGATCATGTTAACGCTTGCCGACGATGGACGGTCTGTTTCGGTTAAGTGGACCAATCCTGATTTTGATAATCACATTGGTGGTGTAGTAAAAGTTGGAAATTACATTTTTGGCTCAAATTGGATAACCAATACAACCGGAAATTGGATATGTGCAGATTGGAATACTGGAAAAACCCTTTATGAAACGAAGTGGTTCAACAAAGGCCCGATCATTTCTGCTGATGGATTTTTGTATTGCTACGAAGAAAAATCGGGGAATCTGGCGCTGGTCAGGCCAAATCCTGAAAAGTTTGATGTGATCAGTTCATTTAAGATCACAAAAGGTGAAGGTCCGCATTGGGCTCATCCTGCTATTTTTGATGGAAAACTGTTCGTTCGGCATGGCGAAAGTTTGATGGTTTATGATTTGAAAAATAAAGATTAA
- a CDS encoding outer membrane protein assembly factor BamB family protein has protein sequence MEKNIKYILWSIGAVLLILFFWWLMKDPTSQFAESIPGADNRGADSASVGPLVKIGENFQVFGTSSSNLKGTWTRFRGADYDNIVKNSVPLKNSWAGNDPEIKWSVELGEGHAGPAIYEGKVYVMDYDEAKREDALRCFSIEDGKELWRRSYNVSLKRNHGMSRTVPAVNADYILTIGPRCHVMCVKRETGDLVWGLDMVQQYQTEVPLWFTGQCPMIDGNKAILAPGGTSVMIAVDMATGKVLWETPNPGGIKMSHSSIMPWTLNGKKMYVYSAVGAVIGVSAEGADEGKILWQSTAWNHAVVAPAPVCFPDGKVFLTAGYGAGSMMIKVTPSGGEYKVEVLKQYLPKEGMACEQQTPVIWDGKMLAIEPKDAGPLRNQLICVDPSDVTKVIWTSGKDGRFGLGPYLIADNKMFVLSDDGTLTMIKPEGKKYIQLAQKKLFDGQDAWAPMALADGFLLLRDAKKMYCVKVN, from the coding sequence TTGGAAAAGAACATCAAATACATTTTGTGGAGCATTGGGGCAGTTTTGCTGATCCTCTTTTTCTGGTGGCTGATGAAAGATCCGACCAGTCAGTTCGCAGAAAGTATTCCTGGCGCTGACAATCGTGGTGCAGACTCAGCTAGTGTTGGCCCACTGGTAAAAATCGGGGAAAACTTTCAGGTTTTTGGTACTTCATCTTCAAACCTGAAAGGAACATGGACCCGATTCCGTGGCGCTGATTACGACAACATTGTTAAAAATTCGGTACCTCTCAAAAATTCATGGGCTGGCAACGATCCCGAAATTAAATGGTCGGTTGAATTGGGCGAAGGCCATGCCGGACCAGCCATTTACGAAGGTAAAGTGTATGTGATGGATTATGATGAGGCCAAACGTGAAGATGCTTTACGGTGTTTTTCAATTGAAGATGGGAAAGAACTTTGGCGACGTTCGTACAATGTGAGCCTGAAACGTAACCACGGAATGTCACGAACGGTTCCTGCTGTTAATGCCGATTATATCCTTACCATTGGGCCACGATGCCACGTGATGTGCGTGAAGCGCGAAACAGGCGATCTGGTATGGGGGCTCGACATGGTTCAGCAATACCAGACAGAAGTGCCTCTGTGGTTTACCGGTCAATGTCCAATGATCGATGGCAACAAAGCAATTCTGGCTCCTGGCGGAACTTCAGTTATGATTGCTGTGGATATGGCAACAGGCAAAGTTTTGTGGGAAACGCCGAATCCGGGTGGAATAAAAATGTCGCATTCGTCCATTATGCCCTGGACACTGAATGGCAAGAAAATGTATGTATATAGTGCTGTTGGCGCTGTTATAGGTGTTTCTGCCGAAGGTGCTGATGAAGGAAAAATCCTTTGGCAGTCAACTGCTTGGAATCATGCGGTAGTTGCTCCTGCTCCTGTCTGTTTCCCTGATGGAAAAGTGTTTTTAACCGCTGGCTATGGTGCCGGAAGTATGATGATCAAAGTAACTCCTTCGGGAGGCGAATATAAAGTGGAAGTTTTGAAACAATATCTCCCCAAAGAAGGAATGGCCTGCGAACAGCAGACTCCTGTTATTTGGGACGGAAAGATGCTCGCAATTGAGCCAAAAGATGCCGGACCACTGCGTAATCAGTTGATTTGTGTTGACCCTTCAGATGTCACCAAAGTAATTTGGACTTCAGGAAAAGATGGTCGTTTTGGCCTTGGCCCTTACTTAATTGCTGATAACAAAATGTTTGTGCTAAGCGATGATGGAACGCTGACTATGATAAAACCCGAAGGTAAAAAGTACATTCAGTTGGCTCAGAAAAAACTGTTCGATGGGCAGGATGCATGGGCTCCAATGGCTTTGGCTGATGGTTTTTTATTGTTGCGTGATGCGAAAAAGATGTACTGTGTAAAAGTAAATTAA